Part of the Ardenticatenales bacterium genome is shown below.
AGCAGGCGTTGGAGATGACGGACGGCGCGGCGCGGGAGGAAGCGGCGGCGATTCATCGCGCTTTGTTGGGGCTGGCGCGGGCGGGGGGGACGCTGCTGCTCACCAGCCGCCAGAATCCGGCGCAGTTGCCGGGGGAACGGCTATTTCCCGAAGGAGGGCGGGCGCTCTCCGGGGTGGGGATAGCGGCGGCGGCGGAACTCTTTTTCCACTACGCGCCCACGGCGGCGGGGCGGCGCGAACAGCCACCTTATCAGCAACTGGCGGAGGATGTGGCGCGGGTTACGGATGGGCATCCGTTGGCGGTGGCTTTGCTGGGTGGGGAGTTCGAGACCAGCGACGAGGCACCGGAGGCGTTTCTGCAAGCGTGGGGCGCGGAGTTGGCGGCGGCCAGCAACCAGGCGGTGGATCCCCACCACCGCACCTTTGCCACCGCCTTCAACCGCAGCTACGAGCGGCTGACGCCGGCGCAGCAGGCGCGCCTGCGCGCCCTCAGCCTGTACGGCTACCCGTTTTTTGCCCAGGGGGCGGTTGAAGCCTGGGAGATGGCGGCGGAGGGGGCGGAAGAGGCGGGGGAAGCGGTGCTGACGCGGGCACGGGCGTGGCTGCGGGCGTTGACGGCGCGCACGCTGTTGGAAGTGGATGGCTTTTTTGCGAAGGACAACACGCCCGCTACCTACCGCTTCCAGCCGGCGGTGCAGCAGGCGGTGGCGGCGCGGCTGTCCGCGGGGGAACGGGCGGCGCTGCCGCCGCGCCTGGCGCGTTATGCCTACTGGCTGGCGGGTTATGGTTATGGGACCATTCACCAGGATATGGGGCTGAACCGCGTGGTGCGCCTGGCGCTGGAGAGCCTGCCGGCGGCGGCGGCATACCTGACAGGGACGGCGCGGCTGTGGCACCTGCGGCGCGTGGCCTGGCTGCTTAACGCCTATGGACAGGCGAAGCAGGCGTACCAACTGCTGCAAGGGACGCTGGACGAGGCGGCGGCGCTGCCGGCGACGGATGAGGAGGTGATGCGCCTGCGCAGCAGCTTGCTGTACCAGATGGCCGATCTGGAGGTGACGCGGGGGGACCTGGACCGCGCCCTGGCCCTGTACACCGAATCGCTGCGGGGGTATGAGCAAATCGGGGACATCAAGGGCAAGGCCGCCTCGCTTTCGATGATGGCGCAGGTGTACCTGACGCGGGGGGACCTGGACCGCGCCCTGGCCCTGTACACCGAATCGCTGCAGTTAAAGGAGCAAATCGGGGACATCAAGGGCAAGGCCGCCTCGCTGTCTGGGTTGTCCAATTTGTATATGCGAAAAAAGGATTGGGAAAGCGCGGAACAGTTGGTGCAGGAAGCATTGACGCTGTCCCAAAGCCTGGGAGACCTGGCGCAAATCGCTTTTAATACGGGGAAACTCGGCCAGGTTGCTCAGGCCAGGGGAGATACAGAAACAGCCAAAACAAGGTATGGTGAAGCGTTGCGGATTTTTCAACAGTTGGGGATGCCGCGCGAGACGGCGCAGGTGCAGCAGATGCTGACGTCTCTCGTGGATGGCGGCGCGCCGGCAGGAGGTAAGAGCGAGAGAGAGGACGTAGAAGCAATGCTCGCCCGACTGTCGCCAACGGAACGCGCTCAGGCGGAAGCCCGGTTGCGGCAGTTGGCCAATATGAGCGAGGCGGAGAGGGCGCAATTGATTTTGCTGGGGCGGATGCATGAAGCAGTACAGCAGGCGAATGAGGCGAAGGAACGTGGGGTGCTGCCGGCATCCATCGCCCATCAGCAAGAAGCAGTCCAACACGCGCGCCGCCTGGCAAACGAAACGGGGCAGCGGGATGCCTGGGTGCAACTCAGCGTGCTGCTCTATAACCTGGCGGGCTACCATGGCCAGGCAGGCAGGCAGGCGGAAGCCGTGGCCTGCCTGGAGGAAGTGGTGGCCCTGGACGAGCGCACGGGGCATCCCGACCTGGAGAGCGACCGCGCGGCGCTGGCGCAGGCGCGGGCGGCGCTGGCCGAATCAGGTGGGGACGCCGCGCCCGCCGCCGATGATCTGACGCCGGAGCAGGAAGCGCAGTTGGCGGCGTTTGCGCGCCAGTGGGAGC
Proteins encoded:
- a CDS encoding CHAT domain-containing protein; amino-acid sequence: MSVTLTLTTRAGRVSVQHEETILATTPVDALPALPAAQGDLREAGAHLLAALGGPALLALLPQNGGRIILDIPPSDPADRVPWEFACLPNGQLLACLHDWLRLVDADAPPLESGAGDGLQLVALGADPLVDERGRAGDGYRLQLDREMRQLRRTLRESNKQVTAYRIPPTRQALRRALARPQATWLHLSCHGQVIETPNGPLARLLLEDDNGKTAYLTGKDLSAFAAMGSVRLVLLSACVTAEGQANLTRALVHNGLPAAIGMQGSFADPLSDDLAAALYEALLQGWDLATAVRQARQALLDHPQMAGLPVLYARRGGTAPLTLAAGRADLRRLDAAAAVRLPLEVQAPQVLLGRNQELYDLARLLHADAGGARVVTITGTGGMGKTALAAAFVERFGWRWPDGAVGVSFAAGEVDAARFRGELLARLTGDEQADLPPRGQEEALLAAAREWDGLILVDNYESVQQALEMTDGAAREEAAAIHRALLGLARAGGTLLLTSRQNPAQLPGERLFPEGGRALSGVGIAAAAELFFHYAPTAAGRREQPPYQQLAEDVARVTDGHPLAVALLGGEFETSDEAPEAFLQAWGAELAAASNQAVDPHHRTFATAFNRSYERLTPAQQARLRALSLYGYPFFAQGAVEAWEMAAEGAEEAGEAVLTRARAWLRALTARTLLEVDGFFAKDNTPATYRFQPAVQQAVAARLSAGERAALPPRLARYAYWLAGYGYGTIHQDMGLNRVVRLALESLPAAAAYLTGTARLWHLRRVAWLLNAYGQAKQAYQLLQGTLDEAAALPATDEEVMRLRSSLLYQMADLEVTRGDLDRALALYTESLRGYEQIGDIKGKAASLSMMAQVYLTRGDLDRALALYTESLQLKEQIGDIKGKAASLSGLSNLYMRKKDWESAEQLVQEALTLSQSLGDLAQIAFNTGKLGQVAQARGDTETAKTRYGEALRIFQQLGMPRETAQVQQMLTSLVDGGAPAGGKSEREDVEAMLARLSPTERAQAEARLRQLANMSEAERAQLILLGRMHEAVQQANEAKERGVLPASIAHQQEAVQHARRLANETGQRDAWVQLSVLLYNLAGYHGQAGRQAEAVACLEEVVALDERTGHPDLESDRAALAQARAALAESGGDAAPAADDLTPEQEAQLAAFARQWEQLSPAEQAALRRQTVTQRQTVTRRQTVTQQLVQQVGQAVVAYRRGDLDGAEAARAAAQVEEVAAQVAADEEMGVGRQDLAAFLRAAARVLRGAARPGGVAAWPPVPEAYADVVGQIEAAAAA